The Urbifossiella limnaea nucleotide sequence CAGCCTGACCGTCCACGTGGCGCTCCACTGGCCGTGGGTGGTGGTCGTGGTCCGCCGTCAGTTCGGACTCGCGACGGCGGACCACGGTCGCCACCTGCGCGCCGCCGGCGTCACGCTCGCGGTGATCGGCACGGTGTTGGTCGCGTTCGCATGGGCGGCCCGGTGGTCGGTCCGCGAGCGACCCGACCCCTGCTGCGTCGAACCCGCGGGGCCGGCGGAGACCGACGCGGCCTCGCCATCCGGCGCCGGGGAGTCGCCGAAGTGGAACGAGGTGGACGAGATCCTGCGGGCGTCGTGCCTGTCGTGCCACGGGCCGGGCCGTGCGCGTAGCGGCTTCCGCGTCGACCGCCGGGACGACTTCGTCGCCGGCCGCGGTCCGGGCCGGCCGCTCGTGGTCCCCGGGGACAGTCGCAACAGCCCGTTGATCGCACTCCTCTCGGGCCGTCGGTCGGACATCGCGTTCCCGGGACGCCACCGGCTCCCGGAGGGCGAAGTCGGGGTCATCGCCAGGTGGATCGACGCGGGGGCCGCGTGGGGGGATGCGGTATCGGACAAGTGAGTGAACGACAAACACCCTGTTGACGAGGAGCACCCGATGTCCGCTTTCAAACGCGCTACGATCCCGGCGGCGGGCTCGTTCACAGGTGTGTTCGCCGTGGTCTTCGCCGCGAGCGGCCCCGTCACGGGGCAGCCTCCCGGCACGGGCGACGGGGCCGCGGCGAGGTCAGACGATCGGGTGCCGAGGGGATGGGGCATGAACATCCTGGGGACGCACCACGTCGCGGTCATCTGCACGGACTACGCCCGGTCGAAGCGGTTCTACGCCGAGGTGCTCGGGCTGGAGGTCGTGTCGGAGGCGTACCGGGCCGCCCGCGGCTCGTACAAGCTCGACCTGCGCCTGCCGGACGGGACGCAGGTCGAGCTGTTCAGCTTCCCGGACCCGCCCCCGCGGCCGAGCTACCCGGAGGCGTGCGGGCTCCGGCACCTGGCGTTCGCCGTCGCCGACCTCGACGCGGCCGTCGCCCACCTGACGGGTCACGGCGTCGCGGTCGAGGCGGTCCGGGTGGACGGGCACACCGGGAAGCGGTTCACCTTCTTCGCCGACCCGGACGGGCTGCCGCTCGAACTGTACGAGCGGTGGCGCGACCGGTCACTTGGGGTCATTCGCGGACCCGGCCGAGATCCCGCCCCCAGTCTTGTCGATCTTGCCGGTGATCCGCGGGAGTTCCCAGAGTGAGAAATAGCCGAATGCGACCGCACCCAACAGCACGGCGGCGGCCACGATGGCGATGATCCAGGTCTCGATCTTGGACGTGGCGAAGGCGTTGGTTATGACCATGGCGAGGACGACCAGCAGCCCGACGATGGCAGCGGCCAACGTGCCCGTGAATCCGAACCGGGCGAAGTCGGCATTCAACCTCTTCATCTCCAACTCGTGTTCGAGCTCCTTCAGCCGGATCTGTCGCTCCTTGACCGCGACCTGCCGTTCCCGGAGGCGGAGTTCGTGTTCGCGGCGATCTATCTCGGGATCATCTGGCATGACTGGCACCTCATCGGGGAGTTGAACGCCCAACGTCGGCGGCACGTGACACCCGGATATACGAACACGGACCGGCTTGCCGGACATCAATTCCGCCCGCACCACCCGACCCCGATTCCCGGCCGATTCATGTCGCCCGCTTAGCACCGATGGGCTGGGCCGGGTGCTCGGTGACGCCCTGCGGCTCGGCCTGGTCGCCCATGTCGTGGAGGCCGACGCCCGCGACCCGCTCGCGTTCCTGGAACAGTGCGGGAGCCGGTTCGACGTGACGGTATCCTGCGTCAAGTGCGCGGGTGCGGAGCAGGCGGCCGTCCTGGCCACCCGGCCGGAGGGGACGATCTGCTTCTTCGGGATGAGCACCTCGTTCACGTCGGCCGCGCCGACGGCCGAGGGGGTCGGGAGGCAGGTGAACATGCTCATCGGCAACGGCTACCGGCCGGGCCACGCCGACCTCGCCCTGTCCCTGGTCCGCGGCATCCCGGGGTTGATGGACCTGCTTACAGCCTCGATCAGAGACCCGTCTGCCTGATCTCGGCCGGTCGAGCGTTTCTGCCGTCCGCACTAAAGCCAGTGGTACACTGGCGGCAACGTGACCGGCCGAACCGGTTTCGGCGGCTCGCCCATTGCGCCGCTCCAGCCGGTCGGGCATGATAACCGCGCGGGGGTCAGAGGTGCCGGTCGTGGCGTGTCAGCATTCCAAAAAGTGGTTTTGAAATCGTCGGCCGGGCATCCCGCGGCCGGCCCGGACGGTCGGCGTCGTAACAGGTCGGAACCGTCGGCGGGTGCGCCGACCCGGGGTCGTCGGCGAGGGTCGGCACCAGCCGCCGGAGTCGCAACAGGTCGGAACCGTCGGCGGGTGCGCCGACAACCCGGGGCTCGCTTTACAAGAAAAACCCCCGCGAAGCGGGGTTGTAGAATCTTTGTTTATTAGACTTTCACGAAAGTCTATGGGCGCATCCCGGGCCGGGCCGCCGACGGGGCTCAGAAGGCCGGCGGCGTGACGCGGGACGTGGATTGTGGTGAGCGGGACGACCACCGGCCCCGTCGACACCCGGGTCAGCGGGGCGGGCCGGCGAATCGGCTACAATGCGACGGGCGGCGCGCCGGGCGACACGCCGTCGCCCGCCCGCGGCCGGGGGCACCATGCAGATCACCCTGTACCTCCGCTCGTACCCGATCGCGGACGCCCCCGTCGGCGTGTCCTTCGCCCGGGACGCCGCCGCCCAGCGGCATACGTTCACGGCCGCGGGCCGGGTGTACGAGGCCGAACGCCGGGAAGTCCGGGTGGTGGCCCCGGACGACGCGAAGCTCGACGCGATGGACAACGTGCTCCGCTGGGCCGGCGACAAGGGACTGGTCAAGTCGACTGCCCGGGAGGTGTACGACCTGGCCGGGGCCGGCGCGTCGGGGTTCCGACTCGTCGAATGAGTCGATTCGTCGAGCCCCCCGTCTGGGGTCAACCCCTCCGCTCGCCCCGGCGTGCCGGTGCCGAAGACGCCGACGGAGGGGGCCGGGCGACACACTTTTCGCCCCGGGGCCGTCGCCCTGGTGTGGTTCGAGGCCGGACTGGAAACGGAGTACACGCTGACGGGCGGGACCGGTAACGCCCCCCGGGCGGCGGCGGTGCCGAAGCCCGGGTCGTAACCCTTTACGTTCCCACCGTCGCCCACGACACGGAGGCCCCGAGATGTCCGGCCCACACGCCGATCCCGTGGAGGTCGTGGACGTGCGCCCGCTAGGGGCGGCCCTGGCGTCGGCCGCGACGGCGACGCTGGTGAAGGCCGGGGCCGTGACCGTGGTCCGCCTGGTCGTCCCGGCCGGGAAGGAGATCCCGACGCACGCGGCGAAGGGGGAACTCGTCGTGCACTGCCTGGAGGGGCGGGTCGCGTTCGCCGCCGGCGGGAAGACGCACGACCTGGCCGCCGGACACCTGCTCTACGTGCCGGCCGGGGAGCCCCACTCCGTCCGCGGCGTCGAGGCCGGATCGCTGCTGCTGACGGTCGTCGACGGCGGACCTCGGCCCGGGGCGTGACCGGGGGGCACGTCGCAGGCCCGCACCGCGGCGCAGTCAGCTGCTCAGGCTACGGCGGCACGAAGCGGTTCTACTGGGGTGCGCGGGCTGGCACTGCGCGGCTCCGACACACCCTTCCGGTCGCCGCCTGGGCCTTCCTTCTGGTCCCAAGTTCAAACGGTGAAGCCATGACGCGCGCGGGAATCCTCTGCCTCCTCGCCTTCCCTTGTCCGGTCGGCCTCACAGCCGCGGACCCCAGACCCACCGTTACGCCCCTGATGCGCACGGCCGACCTGAACCTGGGCGAGTCGCAGGAGGTCGAACTGGCCACCGGCCAGAAGGCCGTCGTCAAGCTACTCGATCTGAAGGAGACTCGCGACGAGATTCGCGGCGCCGTCCGCGTCGCGGAGGTGACGGTCGAGGTCAACGGGAAGACGGTGAGGCTGGTGAGCGGCAACTACCGCCTCCCGGTGACGGTCGCCGGGGTGCAGATCGACTGTTCCGTCACGAGGGGATTCCGCGAGCGGACCTCGACCGGCAACGTCTGGGGGTTGGAGAAGGACGCCCGCGTGCGGCTCTGGCCGGAAGGCTCGCCGCTGATGAACGCGAGCACGTTCCGCTACCCGGCGAAACAGCGGTGGTTCGCGAGCGGCACGCAGATGGCCAACGAGCCCGTGCACGTGGACGGCGGGGAAGTCCCGGGCAACAGGCCGATCTACTACCACTACGGGCTCGACATCGGCGGCGCGGAGGGGTTGGTCGAGGTCGTCGCCGCGACCGACGGCGAGGTCGTCTCGTCGGGCATGGACGCCATCCCCGATTTCAAGGCGACCCCGGTCAGTCCGCGGTACGACGTGGTCTACCTCCGCGATGCACGCGGCTGGTACTACCGCTACAGCCACCTGCACACCATCGACCCGGCCATCAAGCGGGGCGCGAAGGTGAAGATGGGCCAGAAGGTCGGGCTGCTCGGCAAGGAGGGCGGCAGCGGCGGGTGGTCGCACCTGCACTTCGACATCACCGCCCGGCAGCCGTCGGGCAAGTGGGGCATCGTCGAGGGTTACGCCTTCCTGTGGGAAGCGTACATCGCCGAGCACAAGCCGAAACTGCTCGCCGCGGCCCGGCCGCACCAACTCGCGAAGGTCGGGGACAAGGTCACGCTCGACGCCGGCCGGTCGTGGGCTGCGGAGCCCGGCAAGAAGACCTTCGAGTGGACCTTCACCGACGGCAAGACCGCGACCGGTGAGCGGGTCGAGCGGACGTACGGCAAGCCGGGCGTGTACAGCGAGGTGCTGAAGTTCACCGACTCGGCCGGGCGGGTCGATTACGACTTCGCGGTGGTGAACGTGCTCGACACGGACACCCCGGACAAGCTGCCGCCGTCGATCCACGCCGCGTACGCCCCCACCACCGGCATCAAGCCCGGCGACAACGTCACGTTCCTGGTCCGCACGTTCCGCACCGTGGAGGGGAAGGAAGTCTGGGATTTCGGGGACGGCAGCCCGCAGGTGGAGGTGCGGAGCGACGGGAACGCGGTAATGCTGGCGAAGGACGGGTACGCCCGTACCGTCCACCGGTACGACAAGGCCGGGCACTACCTCGTGCGGGTCGAGCGGTCCAACGGCCGGGGCGAGACGGCCGTCGCCCGGCTGCACGTCCGCGTCGGGACGGAATGACCGCGGTCACAGCAGTTCGCGAAGAGGTTCGGCCCGATCGAGCAGGTACTGCGGGCGGCCGGTCGGGTCGAGCAATGTGGTCCGACCGGCGGTGATCCCGAGGCAATGGTACAAGGTCGCGAACACTTCCTGGTACGACACGGGTCGGGAAACCGCCCGCCCCCCGAGGCGGTCGGTCGCCCCGATCACCTGCCCGCCGCGGATGCCGCCGCCGGCCAGCAGCGCCGGTCCGACTTCGGGCCAGTGGTCGCGTCCGCCGCTCGCGTTAACTCGCGGCGTTCGCCCGAACTCGCCCCAGACGACGATCGCCACGTCGCCCAGGAGCCCGCGCTCCTCAAGGTCGGCAACCAGGGCGGCGAGCGCGTGATCCACGACGGGAACGAGGTTCCGCATCCGCGGGAAGTTCCTGGAGTGGGTGTCGAAGTCGCTGAACGACACGCTCACGCACCGCACCCCGGCGTCCACGAGCCGCCGGGCGAGGAGCAACTTCTTCGCCGCGTTCCCGTCCTCGGCCGTGACGAACCTCTCGCCGGCGCCGGCGGGCGGGGTGTACCGCTGGTGCGACTTCGCCGGCTCCTTGTCGAGGTCGAGAGCCTCGGCCAGCCGGCCGGAGGTCAGGATGTTGATCGCCTGCCGGTTGAACCTGTCCATCGCCTCCATCGTCCCGCTCGCGTCCAGGTCGCGGCGGGTGTCGTCGAACCCGGCGAGCAGCTTGTTCCGGTCGTCGAGTCGATCCAGAGTCAACCCTCCGGCCAGGGTCAACTGAATGCTGTGATTGGCACCGCGAGCCGCCAGTTCGGTCTTCATTCCGGCTTCTAGTTCGCGGGCGAACATCGTTGAGATGTCGGGGCGAAACGCGCCGCACGCCGGGCCGAGGAACCCGGGGCGGGCGCTGTTCCGCACGAGCGGGCGGCCCTGCATCAGGTCCACGAACGGCGGGACCGGGTCTTCGGCCGCACCCTGCAACTTCGTCACCACGCAGCCCATCGCCGGCCGACCGCCGAGCGGCTGAAGGTTCGCCGCCGGGAACCCGGACTGGCACTGGAAGGCGTCGTGGGCGCCGGCCGAGCCGACCAGCGAGCGGATGAACGCGAAGCGGTCGGCCAGTCCCGCGACGCGCGGCATGAGTTCGGACACCCGCAACCCGGTCACCTTCGTGGCGATCGGTTTGAACTCGCCGCGGACTTCTTCCGGGGCGTCCGGCTTCGGGTCGATGGTGTCGTGTTGCGGCGGGCCGCCGTCGAGGTGGACGTTGATGACCGACTTCACCGACGAACTGCTGCCGCGGGCGGCCTCCGCACACAACACGTCGGCCAGGGCGAACCCGGCAAAGCCCGTTGCCCCGATCATGATCTGGCGGCGCGAGGGCCGGACGCACCGGGTGCTACGGGACATGCTGGGACCGGGGGGAGGAGATTGCGGGTGGACAAACGCAAGCGGTACACAGAGTTTCCGTTACGCCCCGTAACGCGTCAAGTACGGGATCGGGTCGGCGCCGGGGGAGAACGGATCATGCCACGTGCCCGGATTACTTCTTGCCCGCGTGCGCCGGGAGGAACTGCCGCTCGCCGAGCCACGCCAGCGACCGGGCCTGCCAGGCGTCCCACATCGGCCCCCTGTACCCGTTCAGGCCGTGCCCGCCGGACGCCAGCTCCAGGTACTCGGCCGGCACCTTGCTGGCCTTCAGGGCGTCGTAGAACGCCATGCTGTTGTCCGGCACGACCGCCTTGTCGTCGGTCGCGTGGGCCAGGAACGCGGGCGGGGTCTTCGCCGTCACCTGCGTCTCGTTCGAGAACAGCGTCACCAGCTTCTCGTCGGGCTGCTTGCCGAGCAGGCTGGTGCGGGAGCCGCCGTGCCCCTTCACGCCCATCGTGACCACCGGGTACACCAGGATCAGGAAGTCGGGACGGCTGCTCTGCTTCTCGACGGCATCGTCGGCCTTCGGGTTACCGCCGTCGAAGTGCGTCCCGGCGGTCGAGGCCAGGTGCCCGCCGGCCGAGAACCCGATGATGCCGACCTTCGCCGGGTCGACGCCCCACGCCTTCGCGTTCGCCCGGACGGTGCGGATCGCCCGCTGGGCGTCGAGCAGCGGCACGTACGGCCGTCCCTTCGGCAGCCGGTACTCCAGCACCACCCCGGTGACGCCGTGCTTGTTCAGCCACGCCGCGATGCCGTGCCCCTCGGCGCCGGTCACCAGCCCGCCGTAGCCGCCGCCCGGGCAGCTCACGACTGCGGCGCCGCTGGCCTTCTCGGGCCGGTGGACGGTGATGAAGGCGTCGGCCGTCTCGAACGTGCCGTCGCCCTGCGGGGCGTGCTTGTTCCACAGCCCGATGCGCTCGGCCTTCGCCGGCGGGTCGGCAGCCCGGCTCGCCACGCCGACCGTGAGCAGGGCGACGGCCGCGAACAGGAGCAGGGCACCACGCATGAGTTTCCTCCGACCAGGCGAAGAGGCACGCAACGCCCCGGCGGGCGGGTCGTCGCTACCGGCATTGCTTCGGCCCGCCGTCACCCCCGGTCAAGTGTGACATCGGTCGCGTAAGCCGACGGGCCGCCCGGGGTATCCCCGCCTTCCCTTCCCCCACCCCGCCCGCGAGACACGAGGACACGCGATGGAGTACGTCCCCCTCGGCCGCACCGGCCTGAAGGTGTCCCGCGTCTGCCTCGGGTGCATGACCTACGGCAGCCCGGCGTGGCGGCCGTGGGTGCTCGACGAGGCCGCCAGCCGGCCGTTCTTCCGCCGGGCGTGGGAGGCCGGGGTCAACTTCTTCGACACCGCCGACATGTACTCCGACGGGGTCAGCGAGGAGGTTCTCGGCCGTGCCCTGAAGGAACTGGCCGTGCCGCGGGAGGAGGTGGTGGTCGCCACGAAGGTGTTCCACCCGACCGGCCCGACGCCGAACGAGCGCGGGCTGTCGGCCAAGCACATCCGGCACTCCCTGGACCGCAGCCTGCGGCGGCTGCAACTCGACTACGTGGACCTGTACCAGATCCACCGCTTCGACCCGACCACACCGGTCGAGGAGCCGCTCGCCGCGCTGGACGCGGCGGTGAAGGCCGGGAAGGTGCTGCACGTCGGGGCGTCGAGCATGTTCGCGTGGCAGCTGGCGAAGATGCTCCACGCGTCGGACCGGCTCGGGGCGGCGAAGTTCGTGACGATGCAGAACCACTACAACCTGGTCTACCGCGAGGAGGAGCGGGAGGTGAACCCGCTCTGTCGGGACGAGGGGCTCGGGCTGCTGCCGTGGAGCCCGCTGGCCCGCGGGTTCCTGGCCGGCAACCGGACGAAGGCCGACCACGGCGGCACCAGCCGGGCGAAGACCGACGACTTCGCCCACAAGCTGTATTACCGGGACGACGACTTCGCGGTCGTGGACGCGGTCACCCGGGTGGCCCAGCCCCGCGGAGTGCCGAACGCGCAGGTCGCGCTGGCGTGGTTGCTGTCCCGGCCGGGGGTGACGGCCCCGATCGTGGGGGCGTCGAAGCCGCACCACCTGGACGACGCGCTCGCAGCCGTCGCGCTGAGGCTGGAGCCGGCGGAGGTGGCCGCGATGGAAGAACCGTACCGCCCTCACCCGGTCCTCGGGCACTCCTGACCCGATCCGGCCCGACCATGACCGACACCGACCCGCCCCCGCCCGCCGTCGCTCAAACCCTGTACGACCGGCGGGACGGCCGCCTCGCCCTGGAGGTGGCTGACCCGGCCGCCGGCGATCTGACGCGCCCGCACCGGACCAACTACTTCACCGCCTACTGGGTCCGGGCCGGCCGCGGGGCGTTCCGGCCCGACGACGCCCGCCACCCGTTCGCCGCCCCGTGCGTGCTGTTCTTCACCCCGTACCAGGCCGCCCGCCTCGAACCCGACGGCGACCTCCGGGTCACGGCCGTCCGGTTCCACGCCAACTTCCTGTGCGTCGAGACCTCCGACAGCGGCTTGAGGTGGTGGACGTGGGTGTAACCCGCGGCAAGCGGGCCGTACACGGTGGCGAAGTCGAATCCGCACGCCGGCCCGTAGTGGGCCACGCATCGGCGGCAGTCCGGCTGCTGCCCCCGGTGGGTTTCGCCCGTCGGTTTCGTCCCGTCACTTCGCCGGTTCGCCCCCGCGGATCGTCGCCACGAGTGCGAGGTGCTGGAGGAACGCTTCCAGCCCGCCGCACGTCTGGACCGCCTCGGCGGTCCGGCGGGCGTTCTCGACGCCGGCGCACAACCCGACGACCTCGTTCACCAAGGCGACGTTGTTGAGCACAACGGCCAAACCAGGGGGTTCGGGGGCCGGGGCCGTGGCTGCCGGAGCGGCCTTCGCCGGAGCGGCCTTCGCCGGAGCGGCCTTCGCCGGAGCGGCCTTCGCCGGAGCGGCCTTCGCCGGAGCGGCCTTCGCCGGAGCGGCCTTCGCCGGAGCGGCCTTCGCCGGAGCGGCCTTCGCCGGAGCGGCCTTCGCCGGAGCGGCCTTCGCCGGGACGGGTTCGCGGGCCGCCTTCGGGGCCACCTTCGCGGCCGCGACCTTGGCTCGTATCGGGTTCCGCTGGTTGTTGATCGACTTTCGGATCTGCTCCTCGGTCACCCGCAGCCCCTGTGCCATCGCCCGGCGAATCACTTCGTCGGTCGGCATCTCGGGGTCGCCGGTCAGGATCTCGCGGACAACCCCGCTGGTGGATAGGTCGGCCATGATGATCTCCGGTGGAGGCGTCGTGAGGTAGGCGTGTAGGTTTGTTGTCACCCACGCGGCGAAGTGAAGCAACACCGAGTCTGACG carries:
- a CDS encoding DUF4405 domain-containing protein; translated protein: MKRPPLNLIVDLAAALLFAGMTATGYILYGPLPPGTNKSHVLWGLSRHQWGEVHTGISLALLASLTVHVALHWPWVVVVVRRQFGLATADHGRHLRAAGVTLAVIGTVLVAFAWAARWSVRERPDPCCVEPAGPAETDAASPSGAGESPKWNEVDEILRASCLSCHGPGRARSGFRVDRRDDFVAGRGPGRPLVVPGDSRNSPLIALLSGRRSDIAFPGRHRLPEGEVGVIARWIDAGAAWGDAVSDK
- a CDS encoding cupin domain-containing protein translates to MSGPHADPVEVVDVRPLGAALASAATATLVKAGAVTVVRLVVPAGKEIPTHAAKGELVVHCLEGRVAFAAGGKTHDLAAGHLLYVPAGEPHSVRGVEAGSLLLTVVDGGPRPGA
- a CDS encoding PKD domain-containing protein, giving the protein MRTADLNLGESQEVELATGQKAVVKLLDLKETRDEIRGAVRVAEVTVEVNGKTVRLVSGNYRLPVTVAGVQIDCSVTRGFRERTSTGNVWGLEKDARVRLWPEGSPLMNASTFRYPAKQRWFASGTQMANEPVHVDGGEVPGNRPIYYHYGLDIGGAEGLVEVVAATDGEVVSSGMDAIPDFKATPVSPRYDVVYLRDARGWYYRYSHLHTIDPAIKRGAKVKMGQKVGLLGKEGGSGGWSHLHFDITARQPSGKWGIVEGYAFLWEAYIAEHKPKLLAAARPHQLAKVGDKVTLDAGRSWAAEPGKKTFEWTFTDGKTATGERVERTYGKPGVYSEVLKFTDSAGRVDYDFAVVNVLDTDTPDKLPPSIHAAYAPTTGIKPGDNVTFLVRTFRTVEGKEVWDFGDGSPQVEVRSDGNAVMLAKDGYARTVHRYDKAGHYLVRVERSNGRGETAVARLHVRVGTE
- a CDS encoding DUF1501 domain-containing protein — translated: MSRSTRCVRPSRRQIMIGATGFAGFALADVLCAEAARGSSSSVKSVINVHLDGGPPQHDTIDPKPDAPEEVRGEFKPIATKVTGLRVSELMPRVAGLADRFAFIRSLVGSAGAHDAFQCQSGFPAANLQPLGGRPAMGCVVTKLQGAAEDPVPPFVDLMQGRPLVRNSARPGFLGPACGAFRPDISTMFARELEAGMKTELAARGANHSIQLTLAGGLTLDRLDDRNKLLAGFDDTRRDLDASGTMEAMDRFNRQAINILTSGRLAEALDLDKEPAKSHQRYTPPAGAGERFVTAEDGNAAKKLLLARRLVDAGVRCVSVSFSDFDTHSRNFPRMRNLVPVVDHALAALVADLEERGLLGDVAIVVWGEFGRTPRVNASGGRDHWPEVGPALLAGGGIRGGQVIGATDRLGGRAVSRPVSYQEVFATLYHCLGITAGRTTLLDPTGRPQYLLDRAEPLRELL
- a CDS encoding alpha/beta hydrolase; translation: MRGALLLFAAVALLTVGVASRAADPPAKAERIGLWNKHAPQGDGTFETADAFITVHRPEKASGAAVVSCPGGGYGGLVTGAEGHGIAAWLNKHGVTGVVLEYRLPKGRPYVPLLDAQRAIRTVRANAKAWGVDPAKVGIIGFSAGGHLASTAGTHFDGGNPKADDAVEKQSSRPDFLILVYPVVTMGVKGHGGSRTSLLGKQPDEKLVTLFSNETQVTAKTPPAFLAHATDDKAVVPDNSMAFYDALKASKVPAEYLELASGGHGLNGYRGPMWDAWQARSLAWLGERQFLPAHAGKK
- a CDS encoding aldo/keto reductase, with protein sequence MEYVPLGRTGLKVSRVCLGCMTYGSPAWRPWVLDEAASRPFFRRAWEAGVNFFDTADMYSDGVSEEVLGRALKELAVPREEVVVATKVFHPTGPTPNERGLSAKHIRHSLDRSLRRLQLDYVDLYQIHRFDPTTPVEEPLAALDAAVKAGKVLHVGASSMFAWQLAKMLHASDRLGAAKFVTMQNHYNLVYREEEREVNPLCRDEGLGLLPWSPLARGFLAGNRTKADHGGTSRAKTDDFAHKLYYRDDDFAVVDAVTRVAQPRGVPNAQVALAWLLSRPGVTAPIVGASKPHHLDDALAAVALRLEPAEVAAMEEPYRPHPVLGHS
- a CDS encoding cupin domain-containing protein, producing MTDTDPPPPAVAQTLYDRRDGRLALEVADPAAGDLTRPHRTNYFTAYWVRAGRGAFRPDDARHPFAAPCVLFFTPYQAARLEPDGDLRVTAVRFHANFLCVETSDSGLRWWTWV